In Horticoccus luteus, the following proteins share a genomic window:
- a CDS encoding ATP-binding protein, with protein sequence MSGATPARNWLFLGGLFLLTVGRAPAEEAVFATERWTRFAETHWAPCLVAGVVLAGMAGLLLGLHFNQGQERPVQTQELAEERARAIEARRAQEDADAANRAKSDFLATMSHEIRTPLNGIIGSAELMAETSLTAAQREYMATVQASAEALLSIINDILDFSKIEAGRVQLEHAMFDLRQPVIEVVKIVSSRTAGKDVEVILSIAPSVPACVYGDSTRLRQVLLNLCANAMKFTPRGQVVVQVEPEGDALADGKRRVRFAVADTGIGITADARPQLFQKFHQVDASTTRRFGGTGLGLAICKRLVELMGGEIGVESEVGRGSTFWFVLPFIVEDLPVAMAPLPWPRRLLIIDRLESRRQAVAAMARGLGIEVAVAESAAVALTASDGSPATRPQVILVDESDWAEATAEMARSANAPGWAESPWVVLARPGAKVAEGKVAATVFKPVLQPEQLLEALRVANGGMRLEPATTARGEDDKPRHRVLLAEDNAVNRMVASGMLRRLGCAVEIAENGAEAVVKARLNHYDVILLDCLMPEMDGWTAASEIRRSGEGNARTPIVATTANATAGDRERCLQAGMTEYLAKPLRLSELARVIEKYGRKDDADATTAGS encoded by the coding sequence GTGTCTGGCGCGACCCCTGCACGCAACTGGCTCTTTCTGGGCGGACTGTTCCTGCTGACCGTGGGGCGCGCGCCGGCGGAGGAGGCCGTTTTTGCCACCGAGCGGTGGACGCGTTTTGCCGAGACGCATTGGGCGCCGTGCCTGGTCGCCGGCGTCGTGCTCGCCGGGATGGCGGGTTTGCTGCTGGGATTGCATTTCAATCAAGGGCAGGAGCGGCCGGTGCAGACGCAGGAGCTCGCCGAGGAACGTGCGCGGGCGATCGAGGCGCGGCGCGCGCAAGAGGACGCCGATGCGGCGAACCGCGCCAAAAGCGATTTTCTCGCGACGATGAGCCACGAAATCCGCACGCCGCTCAACGGCATCATCGGCTCCGCCGAGCTCATGGCGGAGACGTCGCTCACGGCGGCGCAGCGCGAATACATGGCGACGGTGCAGGCGTCCGCCGAGGCGCTGCTTTCGATCATCAACGACATCCTCGACTTTTCAAAAATCGAGGCAGGCCGGGTGCAATTGGAACACGCGATGTTCGACCTGCGCCAGCCGGTGATCGAAGTGGTCAAAATCGTCTCCAGCCGCACCGCGGGCAAAGACGTTGAAGTGATTCTGAGCATCGCGCCGAGCGTGCCGGCTTGCGTGTATGGCGACTCCACCCGGTTGCGGCAGGTGCTCCTCAATCTGTGTGCCAACGCGATGAAGTTCACCCCGCGCGGGCAAGTTGTGGTGCAGGTGGAGCCAGAGGGAGACGCACTCGCCGACGGAAAGCGACGCGTGCGGTTCGCGGTGGCGGACACCGGCATCGGCATCACGGCGGACGCGCGGCCGCAGCTCTTCCAAAAGTTTCACCAGGTCGATGCGTCGACCACGCGGCGTTTTGGCGGCACGGGGCTCGGGCTCGCCATCTGCAAGCGGCTGGTGGAGTTGATGGGCGGCGAGATCGGGGTCGAGAGCGAGGTCGGGCGCGGGTCGACCTTTTGGTTTGTGCTGCCGTTCATCGTGGAAGATCTGCCGGTGGCGATGGCGCCGCTTCCCTGGCCGCGCCGATTGTTGATTATCGACCGGCTGGAGTCGCGGCGGCAGGCGGTGGCAGCGATGGCGCGGGGGCTGGGTATCGAAGTCGCGGTGGCCGAATCGGCGGCGGTAGCGCTGACGGCGAGCGACGGGTCGCCGGCAACTCGGCCGCAGGTGATTCTCGTCGACGAGAGCGACTGGGCGGAGGCGACGGCGGAGATGGCGCGGTCGGCGAACGCCCCAGGTTGGGCGGAGTCGCCGTGGGTGGTGCTCGCGAGGCCGGGAGCAAAAGTGGCGGAGGGGAAGGTGGCGGCGACGGTTTTCAAGCCGGTGCTGCAACCGGAGCAGTTGCTGGAGGCGTTGCGCGTTGCCAATGGCGGCATGCGCTTGGAGCCTGCGACGACGGCGCGCGGCGAAGACGATAAACCGCGCCACCGCGTGTTGCTGGCGGAGGACAACGCCGTCAACCGCATGGTGGCGTCAGGGATGTTGCGCCGACTCGGGTGCGCGGTGGAGATCGCGGAGAACGGAGCGGAGGCCGTCGTCAAGGCGCGGCTCAATCACTACGACGTCATTCTGCTCGATTGCCTCATGCCGGAGATGGATGGCTGGACCGCGGCGTCGGAAATCCGGCGGTCAGGCGAGGGCAACGCGCGCACGCCGATCGTGGCCACCACCGCGAATGCCACGGCGGGCGATCGGGAACGCTGCCTGCAAGCGGGCATGACCGAGTATCTGGCGAAACCGTTGCGGCTGTCGGAATTGGCGCGCGTCATTGAAAAATACGGCCGGAAAGACGACGCGGACGCGACGACGGCGGGATCCTGA